CTCGCGCGCCATCGAACGTCTGGGATCATCGCGCGCAATCGGACGCTCGGCATTTTGCCACGTCAGCACTGGGGTAGAGTACCTTCGTCCGTTGCATGAAATGCACCGATACTGTGGAAGGTCAGTatgcaaaattcaaaatttaaaaataaatattgtgaatattgcaaaCGTCCACACCACACTATAGATACatgttggaaattacatgggaGACCCAACAATAAAAAGGAGTCTTCTATATACCAAGTCTCTACACAAAAGAGTGGTGGAACATCCCAGCAGAGTATAACTCAagaacaatatgaaaatattgtgCAAGCTTTGAGCCAACTCAAGACCGGTGACACTAGTGCAGGATTCTCAGGTACTTTTCTCCATGAAAGGAATTCATTGTCTGTTGATGCATGGATTATCGATTCAGGCGCTAGTGACCACATAGTTTGTAATGAATCCCTATTTTCCCAAATCCATCAAAATCTACAGTCTTCGGTTACGGTACGTCTTCCAAATGGGAACATTACACATGTTACTAAAATTGGTACCGTACATCTTGGTCAGAACTTTGTTCTTAAAAATGTCCTATACATTCCAGATTTTGAGTTCAATCTTCTTTCAAGGGTAAAAGTATGTATGGACAATTCCTCAGTAACGTTTCGCAAATCCTTGTATGGATTAAAACAGgcatctagacaatggtatgccaagtttatTGCTGCATTAACCTCTGCAGGTTTCCAAAGCATGATTATgctttattttgggaaaatcacaTCGAGACAAGAAATATTTACATTCCACTTTTCACATCAAGGATTTGGGAcctcccaaatattttcttggcattgaaattCTGACAAAGGAAATCGAGAAAATTTGTCTTGGAAATCCTTTTTCAAGTTGACAACACAAGCTCAATTATCTTCATTTCTTAGGATCCAAAATCCTTGTTGGAAAGTTGATTTTTACCATGAGCTGATATATGAATGCAATTTAAcctaaaataatatattaatcaCTTGATACACCTTTTTCATAATGAAGCACGCgtcaaattgaagaaaaaaagacaaggtTATAATTACAAAAGGAAAGAACGAAACACATAgaggttgattgtcactttCAGTTACATTGGAAAGGATCAAAGTAAATTAAGAAAGCTAGGCCACCAGCAGAAATTTCATCACGTTGTAGGAAAGTAGAATGGCTTCCAGTTTACTTTTCAGCTATACATTATATGTACAATGTAATAGCATACTTAGTTTGATCTATGCAAAGCTAActgatgagaaaaaaaagacataagaagaaagaaacagggaataatttgatgatatgcatgtatcCGCACATTAATGGATGTTTGATAAATACTTACTAGTTCTCCATTATTCATGGACACGAGCACATAAGCTctgaaatatattttaaatctcATGAACCGATTAAATCTATTCATTATGTTTGCAGAATTGTTCGCCTCGACTTTAAGTTAGCTTGCACGTTAGTTAAAGTTAGGTATCATCCCAATGAGACCATATCAATCTGAATACATGGGTTCGTTCACGTTTTTTATGCTTCATATTTAGGGTAAAATGTGGGAAACCGACCTTAAAGGGGTTATAAACCCGTGCTCTGTTAACCTGCGTGAATTACTGCATTGAGGATATGCATTGACCGTCTTTATTTGATCTGTACATTGAACTGATACATGAGAAGTATACACATATATACACATTATACATGAATACAGAAGAAAcgcacaaaattgtgatcatgCAACGACGTATGCATGGGGCTTCGATGCGTTCTACCAAAATCGGTCTTTGTTGACGCTCAAGTACCCGGCCATTACCTTCCCTCCGGTGTTTCGCATGCCGTCTATGAGGAAGCACCAAGTCGAACCCAGCGCTCCGATGAAGAAGTCAGCGTCCGACGCCATCAGGAAATTCACGAGCGGGTAGTTCGTGCTCGTCTCTCTCCCGAGGCTCGCCTCGTACTTGGCCATCGTGATGTTGCCCACTTGTCGCCTCACATCCGTGTAGTAGAAGTTCCAGCTCGCGTATGATTTCGACTTGTCGATGACTTCCTGGAGGCAACGAGTACATTCCAATCATTAAGATACTCGATGCCGAAGGTAATTCGCAATTCATTGTTCCAGCTTGCAAACCGCGAATGTTGCCAGAAAGAATATCAGACCACAGAAAAAAGAAGGTGTGAAATAGGAAATCAACCTGCATCTCTGTGGAAAGCCATATGCTATTAAGGTGCGGAAACCGCTTCCTTATGCGGTTGGCCAGGCTCATGTAGTCTTCGAACTCGACCACCTTCATTTCGCACGCCTTGTCGCCCATCCTCACATGCATGCTCAGAAGTGGCCGAGGAATCCACGGTCTGTGATTGGACCAAACAAACTTTTCGATGTCCGACACAGGCTTCTCCACGGCGTTCTGCAATGGAAGATTTCTCATGAGCTGCTGACCAGTTAAAGATGATCAATTTCCCGTGGCAGGAGCACTTGGAAAAACAACACAAACCTGTGGCCATTTCTCAGGCAAACCTGTGAGGACAATCTTTGCAGCTTCCTCTCCAAAAGCAGCATGGCGCGCCAAATTCATCAGGCCGCATGTGTACTCTGTTTGAAACCTCATCAAGTAGCGCACCGCCTGAAAAATACCATCAGTATTCATCGCAAAGAATCACAGAACCGAGCTTAAAATAAATGTTGGAGCAGAATGCAATCATCATTTATGCGTGACTCTGCTTGCTCTTTTCTATAACGAAACTGGGGAAACTAAAAAAGACTTTTGATGCATGCAGCAAAGCATCCTTGTACCTGGGCTCGCCACCATCTTCTGTCCATTTTGCGATGACGCGAAATCAAACTTCCATTTATTTCAGTCGTCGGCTGCAGGTAAGTCCAAGGATCCCCCCATAACCTGAATTAGAATTCTTATTTAGCCAAATGGATTGAAAGGGTAACGGGTCGAACGTCTGCTGATCGCTCATGAGCTTGActtaaaaaaaagggtaaagCGGAGTCAAATTACTGGGGTATTTGGCCAGCCCATATTTGCTTCGAACTGTAATTTTGTTTCCCAGTGACAATTCCACTTGTCCATGCATCATGATTCCCAATCAGCTCGAGTGCACGGTCTCGGCATTCCTGGGATGTTTCAGGGAGGAAGTAGCATGACCAGCTTGAGCGCGCTGATCCTGCAAAGGACAATTTAAGATTTGTCAATTGGGAAATCTGAACTTCTACGAATATCTACAATTAGCCACACAAAAGGACTAGTTCATACCCTCACAACCATCGTGGTCGGCTCTGTTATAGTAGTTAGTGATGAGGACCCGTTTCTCATGGAGAGCAATGGCAAGAAGCCCGCACATTCCGGCTATTTGAGCTCCAATACCAAATCCAGGTAATCTTTCCCAGTCTGCCACAAGGAATCTCACGCTAGGATCACTGCAGTTTGAAGGATGCTGATGGATCCATAAGTCACGTTGACCTTTTCTCGTGAGAGGATAGTTTTCCTGATCTGACCCAGTGATCTGCAAATGCTCCCCCAAATTAGATCAAGAGAAACACTGAGACCAACATTTTATACATTATCCCAACCAAAGCACGCTGATtcattttttactcaaaaagcAACAGATTCAAGAAATGGCGCAAACTTGGTAACCTAAGACGATGATTTTGTCAACATCACTTGCTAATTAGCTAAGAGATGTCATCTTTTTGCACAACTTCGAATCGCTATTGCATGATGTGCCAATGAAAAATCTCCGGAGgatttaaaaattgaagaatcatACCCAAGGAGGATAAGAACCTTCAGATATTTCTCGGCGCCTATATTTCTTCAGTTGCTCATCATTTATAGATGCCGAATGCATTTCCAATGATGCTTTCCAACTAGTCCACGGAGGAAATATCTCATTCTCAGCATAGCTGTCGAGTCGCTTATTTACTTGAGCGCTCGATTTGCAGTCCTCCAAATGAGGAGCAGATGGTACTGCGGGTCTGCTTAGTCCTAATTTATGCAATTCCTCTCTTCCATCCGTTGGTTCTTTTAGTAAAGCACTCCAAGCTGAATAAAGCAAAGAGACTCTCTCGTTCTCTTGATGCTCTTTGCTTGGCAGTGAATCGACATTTCGCTCTGGCCTTTTGAGATCAAAATCTTGATCTGATCTCGTGAAGATATCTGCCATGTATAATAgtcaaaagaattaattgagCTCCCAAAAAAGAATTGGATCAATGGAATTGGTATCGCCGTTGCACAAGCGAGTAAATAAGCAGATTTACTGCAATTTATCAGGGAAATCCTAAGCCAGCAACTTGAGCACACCATCACGGAAGCTATAATTTAGTCAATGATCACTTTCACTTCATTTCTCTTCACACTTACCCTGCTTCATCGCATTATACATTTTAACGTGGAAGGTCTGCAAAATGTTGAGAGAACAATATCCAATATCTGCAGAAATCTCTCAGAAGAATCATGaactaaattatttatatacCAAGTTATTTTGCATCTCCAGTCAGGTCAAAGTCAAAGGTGAATCAACAAAATGACTTGAACAAGCAAAGCTAAAAGGTTCAAGTTGCTTCATCTACACCATTCCATCATTCCCAATTATgacttttcatctgttctccacCTTAATCTTTCCTCTATGTCAAAAATTTCCCTGGAAAAATGgaattttcagatttatgagttcTGCAAAGAAGGCTATCTTTAACTGCCATATATGCACCAAAATCTTTGCTTCTGTACTCTTTCCCTTAAAGTACGAAATAAACTACAATGTTGCAGAAATTTCCCGTAACACATGAAATTTTCACGACTTCATCCTCTGTAGTTTATCTCAAAAGTCAGATAATCAAAGTTGTATTACATATAATGGACGACGATTAATCATCAACGCGTGTGAACAAAAAGGCAAATAACGAAAAAATATACAATTCAAGACTCACTGATGGTGTTTGAGCTTGAATTCCCCTGGGAAATCCCCATTGCAATCGTAGGCAAGGAGACTCTGCTGAACCCGAACGCTCCGAAAGAAGTGAGAGCAGCCAGAAACAGAGTGGTGAGACACACTCCACAGAGAAAACCCACCACACAGACTTGGCATGGAAATGAGCTCCCCATCTGCAGAGCTTTCTGCGAAACCACTCTCTCAATTGCCTTCTGATTCGACtgagcttccattttcttcCAATTATCTATCAAAACAGAGGAACGCAAGGACCCAAAGAGAACGATGATAGCTTCACGGATAATGTCATGGACTGTCAACCCCCAACTTTTTTCACTATAATCGCGTGAATGAAACTCCCACcagatctcttcttcttcttcttcttcttcttcttctttttgttcttatttttgcTTTGAGGCCAACTAATTTCTCATGATCGGTAGAAATGCCTTCATGGGTCTCTCCAGAAAATTTCCAAAGGCATAGCTTTCAGCGACAGCCATCCTATTACCTGTAGACACCTCGATAGGGTGTTATTGTTGAGTGGTCCTCTTCGATGTTCCTATCAactgcaaaattaaaatataaacataaaaaatctATGAAGATACGAGCAGAACatacaaacaaaaatgaaatgaacGGCCAccagaaaacaaaggaaaaaataaccGTAAGAATTTGAGAGGGAGGCTTCAGCAGTACAGATGAAAAAACAGAGCTTCAAGTTCTCTCAAACAATTCGCCGTCTcacagcaaaaaataaaatgaaaacatcACCCGTGATCATGAGAATTCAGAAGATGAACCGACCCAAAAACCAGGCATCAGAATTTTCGAGATTCGCGTGATTCCCATTGGAGTTTCTTAACTGAAACGACCGTCCCTTCAATTTAGCGAGATTTTTTAGCCGAGATATTTCGAAAAGCGGAAGAACAGAGAAGAGCTAACAGAGAAAGTACAAAAAGAATTTAACCCAGTTACGTTCGTGTAAGCAAAGGCTCAACCTTTTCAGCAGAGAAACGCAAAGAAGCTTCCTTTAGCACCAGCTACTCAAGATAAGCatccaaaggaggaggaagaagagcagaaaGCTCACGAGAAAGAGATAAAACTCCAAAAAGGGCAGTCTCAAATTTTGTCCCACGAAGTGGAATATGCAGAAGGAtcagagctagagagagagagcagaagtGTCGGGAAAGAGACTTCGGGAAGAGGACCCGAAATcaccctctcttcttcttttgtatttCGCATTTTCAGATTCTCAATAAACAAACACACAGACATGTCCCGACTGACTAGGTAGCAACAGATATGCACTGCATCGGTTAGGCGCGGGGCCACACTTGGAGCAGCCTCTTCCTGGATCATCAGGCTCCTCGAAAACAGAGCCGGAAAGTGccgaaaaaatttaagaaatgaaGACGAGGAGATTGTATCTGGTGCAGGTGATCATGGATTCTCTCTCAACCTGGGAGGCTGGGACCCGGGCTTTACTTGCTACCCTCATCAAAACAGCTgttcctctctttcctcttctctctctccctctttggCAAAAGCTAATGCTGATTAAATCTTAATCACCCCTTTAAGTGGCAATTTTTTTCATGGCATCAACAGAGTATTTGAGGATTCTTTTCTccatagaaattgaaaattcattgaaATACCATAAAAGTTTCATCGAAATACCATAAGAATTTCATGAACCGATCGAGTTCAAGACTTTGGCCGTGCAAATTGCCCTTTGAAAACGGtgaaatctttatttttatggttaatGTGAGATATCAATTGACAAGATCCTCTGTTAGAGAGAGAGTGCAAAGAGAGAGCGGTGAAGAAGGGAGGAGATTTTCATGGGTTTCGGCATGGAGGGGAGTGATGATGGGGACGAGGGATGGGGATGGTGGCGGGTGGCGGATGGCCGAAGAGAAGATGGCGACACGTGTACGTGAAAAAGCGACCTGGCGTACCGAAAGGTGGTGACCCGTGTCCTCGGCGACTTCGTCTTCTAGCCGAGGTTGTTTCTCGCGACTTCGCGGCTTTATAAGGGTTCCCtgttcctctttttcctttttctttttccccctttttccccTATTCCTCCTATTTTACaatgtttcttaatttttttttatattatatctcCCAATTGAACCCGTCAAAACATATAGATCGGATCAAGTTAAAAATGATCTAATCCAACTATTCTCATTTAACCAATACACACTCAACTTGTATTATTAAAAGTGCtttcaaatttaattcaatttatgaAACTCTAAGATGAGATTACGGAACGAGCAAGTAGATAAGGGTAAAGTAGAATGAAGAGGGTATATTCAGATTGGGTCTGAGTAAATTATACATCGGTtcatgatatatttatgactcatttaacaCTTATGTTATatttaaactcatttatgatttatttacTTAATATAACTAACGCATTTAATACATATATAGATTAAGCCCATTTTGATGGGTCTACTCTGCGTTCATCTAGTTCGCAAGAGCTTGGAGTTCGTGAACGCATTATAGCCGTGTGATTAGCGCAGCAAAAAAATGCGAACCTTGTTTGGTATTTTACTTGCCAAGGTCCATGTCTCGTGATTCTAATCGCTTAATAAGTAACCGATGAGTTGTACAAGTCAGCTAATATTCATAAACAAAATTATCTACTTATATCTAGAGTGACTTTAATTTATGACTTCTTTCTCTGATTTTTCGAAAGTCACAAATCAAACTTTTCCACAAAATACTAAGCATATCCTAAGCTCAACAGTCAGTCAGATTAGTCAAATGTAATCATTTTCGTCAATTTTGACgagaaagccaaaagaaaatctTAGTTTAACCTTTTGAATTAGGGACAACAAATAATCTAGATAAAAGAACATGTAGTTCTCGACACAACATGAGGATATGACTTGAGCACAGtgtcaaattgttgaaaaaaactcaaactcGATGCAACTAGAATGAATTTGAACGTTTCAACTTATAattttaattgatgaaatatATGAATAGAGATACTGATAACCAATATATATACATTAATGCAATGAGAATTACTACCCCCACCATGAAAACATAGGGTCAATACcattaaaaatgtaaaatttgtacacttatgacaaatttattccaaattaatttgacgacaaaaaaaaactaaactagtacacttacgATAAATTAACCATCTATAAGtttaagtcaaaatttattgtcaaattattgagttgaatgACATGTGGCAGTTAGCGAATAGTTCGGTATTTTACCTTCTATTTATTATAAGTgttataatttatgatttttcttagtattagtacaatttaattaacggaaaataaaaagaatgtaaatttattacaaatatactagttttgagttttttatggtaaaaagattaatttgggTTAAAGTTATCACATATGTACTAGTTTAGAATTTTGGTgactaaaaatttaatttgaggaaatttgttataaatatactaatttagggttttcttttgtattattACCTTGAAAACATAATCTACtctcttatattttttaaacagcattaaattttctaattaaatatattcaaaaagTATTTCGAGGGCCCTCGACAATAGAAAGTCTAAATCAACatcaaattttggaaaatgatgatGGTTATATGATAATTTCTTCTTAAGGATGATGTGGGGAAAGTGGTGATGAGCATAGTCAAtgtaaaaatgattgttttatTAATAGGTAAGTTAGGCTGTAGGCGGCTTTGATTTGTGCGGACGCAAAGTGGCCATGATGATGAGTAGGCAAAGCTTCGTGCTTTGAGGTGAAAGTACATTCTTTGGGTTCAATCTTTCATTGGGGAGCGTTCGATCTGTTGACTACGAACACGCCTTGACTCCCTCGGATCTCAGCGGCGACGAGGTGGGCCCAACGTGATTTGCAAATCCCCAGCAACTTTGCTATAAatcgaaaataaaaagaagataagGAGTGAGGGCCTTCCCCGAGAAGGTTGTCCTTTAATTGGGAATTGGGATTTGAGCCCCTCCCACTTTTTGTGGCTTTCAAATGCGGAAATTCCTACTTTTCGTCTACGTATTTTTACTTAATTTCTGATAAAATATGTATACTCTGTCTAATCGAATTCTTCTACTTCCGCAAAATCTCTTGTTAAATATTATCCAGCCAGTACTAAATTTGACCAAATTGAGTTAAAAACATGGCTGTGGGAGGAGGCCAAATGATGACACGTGTTGGAAAATTTAGTGAATATTATTATCGGATCATAATGACGCATGAACTTTTACATTGAAGAAATCTTATCCATGTTATGCTACGAGGTCTTCCTACGGCCATGCTAACCAAATTGGCTGGATTTGGTGCCATAGAGGCTTGATTAGAAAGCTTGTGAAAGCAAAATGGTTAGATCGAACAAATTAAAGCACATATAGACTTTACTTCTAAGAAACTTTACTTCTAAGAAAGTCATCCACTCAATTGATGTACATGCATCTGgccgaaaaaaaagagtaatTGATTTTGGTACTCAAAAGGGGTTGGTACtcaatatttgatttttcaatcgaaaattaaaaattaaatgtgaGGTGGTCCAATGTGGTGGCATTGAGCATCCATAATAGATTGAAATTTGGCTTCTTCAGCTTTTTCGTAATTTTTAAAGAAGGCTAAGGTGTCACATGCAAATTGCTTTGAGTCAATATAACTTGTACATTATTG
The nucleotide sequence above comes from Eucalyptus grandis isolate ANBG69807.140 chromosome 2, ASM1654582v1, whole genome shotgun sequence. Encoded proteins:
- the LOC104432548 gene encoding uncharacterized protein LOC104432548, coding for MEAQSNQKAIERVVSQKALQMGSSFPCQVCVVGFLCGVCLTTLFLAALTSFGAFGFSRVSLPTIAMGISQGNSSSNTINIFTRSDQDFDLKRPERNVDSLPSKEHQENERVSLLYSAWSALLKEPTDGREELHKLGLSRPAVPSAPHLEDCKSSAQVNKRLDSYAENEIFPPWTSWKASLEMHSASINDEQLKKYRRREISEGSYPPWITGSDQENYPLTRKGQRDLWIHQHPSNCSDPSVRFLVADWERLPGFGIGAQIAGMCGLLAIALHEKRVLITNYYNRADHDGCEGSARSSWSCYFLPETSQECRDRALELIGNHDAWTSGIVTGKQNYSSKQIWAGQIPQLWGDPWTYLQPTTEINGSLISRHRKMDRRWWRAQAVRYLMRFQTEYTCGLMNLARHAAFGEEAAKIVLTGLPEKWPQNAVEKPVSDIEKFVWSNHRPWIPRPLLSMHVRMGDKACEMKVVEFEDYMSLANRIRKRFPHLNSIWLSTEMQEVIDKSKSYASWNFYYTDVRRQVGNITMAKYEASLGRETSTNYPLVNFLMASDADFFIGALGSTWCFLIDGMRNTGGKVMAGYLSVNKDRFW